The proteins below are encoded in one region of Thermodesulfovibrio thiophilus DSM 17215:
- a CDS encoding P-loop NTPase translates to ADVRRSIKFCKEGSIPIVGIIENMSGFVCPHCGSTIEIFKTGGAEKLAQEYEVAFLGKVPIDPQIVQAGDDGKPFIIYYPESKPAAAFTTIVDRLTEMLKV, encoded by the coding sequence GCAGATGTGCGAAGATCAATAAAGTTCTGCAAAGAAGGTTCAATTCCAATAGTTGGCATTATTGAAAATATGAGTGGATTTGTTTGTCCACATTGTGGTAGCACAATAGAGATATTTAAAACCGGTGGAGCAGAAAAGCTTGCTCAGGAGTATGAAGTTGCGTTTCTTGGTAAAGTTCCCATTGATCCACAGATAGTTCAGGCTGGAGATGATGGTAAACCATTTATAATTTACTATCCAGAAAGTAAGCCTGCAGCAGCTTTCACAACAATAGTTGACAGACTTACTGAAATGCTAAAAGTTTAG
- a CDS encoding MBL fold metallo-hydrolase, which yields MIIDIRVLFDNYPAEEGFETGWGYSCFIKRGYAGILFDTGADGQKLIKNMQRAEIKPGMISRIVISHPHKDHYEGLKDIASRSKNVQIYAGSSFYDQVKESIDDINIHKVSTEPVEIMNGVYLTGELGEKIKELSLAIDTGGGVVVVTGCAHPGLIKILERVKEILNQNVFALVGGLHLKDYSEEQLRQLVVYLKSEGIKYIAPSHCTGDFARSIFKDSIPGFIEAGAGTHIYVGGSCEYI from the coding sequence ATGATCATTGATATAAGAGTGCTTTTTGATAACTATCCAGCAGAAGAAGGATTTGAAACAGGATGGGGATACAGCTGCTTTATAAAGAGAGGATATGCTGGAATACTGTTTGATACAGGTGCTGATGGGCAAAAATTAATCAAAAACATGCAGAGAGCTGAAATTAAACCAGGTATGATTTCAAGGATAGTAATTTCCCACCCTCATAAAGATCACTATGAAGGATTAAAAGACATAGCAAGCAGGAGTAAAAATGTACAGATTTATGCTGGTAGCTCTTTTTATGATCAAGTGAAAGAAAGTATAGATGATATAAACATTCATAAAGTAAGCACAGAGCCTGTAGAGATAATGAATGGAGTATATCTAACAGGTGAACTTGGAGAGAAAATAAAAGAACTCTCCCTTGCGATAGACACAGGTGGAGGTGTGGTAGTTGTGACAGGATGCGCACATCCTGGATTAATCAAAATTTTAGAAAGAGTAAAGGAAATATTAAATCAAAATGTTTTTGCTCTGGTTGGAGGACTTCATCTGAAAGACTACAGTGAAGAACAACTCAGGCAGTTAGTTGTATATTTAAAATCAGAGGGAATTAAATATATCGCACCTTCTCATTGCACTGGAGATTTTGCAAGGAGCATTTTTAAAGACAGTATTCCTGGATTTATTGAAGCCGGTGCGGGCACACATATCTATGTTGGAGGTTCTTGTGAATATATTTAA
- a CDS encoding Ni/Fe hydrogenase subunit alpha — protein sequence MSQNININVNYLTRVEGHGNIVVELRDGKLEICRLEIVESPRLFEAFLRGRSIYEAPHITCRICGICSCGHTLASIQAAEDLLQIKPTEQTTLLRKLLLHYEELDSHILHIYLLVAPDLVGVPSFVPLTKSNPDIIRRALKMKRLCNELCEILVGRHVHPIGAVVGGFTKLPSNSELEEMHKRLIQLQTDMQDTVELFSKLTFPEFERDTEYVALVNDENEYPLLYGDIGSTDGYRVSKYEYKNVTNEFVVAYATAKRTKWHRDSYAVGALARFNINSAKLHTKAKQAADMLNLKPKCINPYLNTVAQIVECVHCVEDAIRIIEILLNKGINQDEIVIPDINQHGALPQRAGQGVGVVEVPRGLLIHHYECDERGIFKEANCVIPTNQNTANIELDMLKLVPEIMKQSQEEITLALEMLVRAYDPCISCSVHMVELKL from the coding sequence GTGAGTCAGAACATTAACATCAATGTTAACTACCTAACCAGAGTTGAAGGACATGGAAACATAGTAGTTGAACTAAGAGATGGAAAGCTTGAAATCTGCAGACTTGAGATAGTTGAGTCTCCAAGACTTTTTGAAGCTTTCCTGAGAGGTCGTTCAATCTATGAAGCACCACATATAACATGCAGAATATGTGGAATCTGTTCCTGCGGACATACACTGGCCTCAATTCAGGCTGCAGAGGATCTACTACAAATAAAACCAACTGAACAGACCACACTTTTAAGAAAACTATTACTTCACTATGAAGAGCTTGACAGTCACATTCTACATATATATCTACTGGTGGCACCTGATCTTGTTGGTGTACCAAGCTTTGTTCCTTTAACAAAGTCTAATCCTGATATCATAAGACGTGCATTAAAAATGAAAAGACTCTGTAATGAACTCTGCGAGATACTGGTTGGAAGACATGTTCATCCAATAGGAGCAGTTGTTGGAGGATTTACAAAACTTCCATCAAATTCTGAACTTGAAGAAATGCACAAGAGACTTATACAGTTACAGACAGATATGCAGGACACTGTTGAACTATTCAGCAAACTGACTTTTCCTGAGTTTGAAAGGGACACAGAGTATGTTGCTTTAGTTAATGACGAAAATGAATATCCTCTACTTTATGGAGACATTGGCTCAACTGATGGATACAGAGTGAGCAAGTATGAATATAAAAATGTGACAAATGAATTTGTTGTTGCTTATGCCACAGCAAAAAGAACAAAATGGCACAGAGACTCCTATGCTGTCGGAGCTCTTGCGAGATTTAACATTAACTCAGCCAAGCTTCATACTAAAGCAAAACAGGCAGCAGATATGTTGAACTTAAAACCAAAATGCATAAATCCATATCTTAACACAGTAGCCCAGATTGTCGAGTGTGTTCACTGTGTAGAAGATGCTATAAGAATTATCGAGATTCTTTTAAACAAAGGCATAAACCAAGATGAAATTGTTATACCTGATATTAATCAACATGGAGCTTTACCACAAAGGGCTGGACAGGGAGTTGGAGTGGTGGAAGTTCCTCGAGGCTTACTTATTCATCATTATGAATGTGATGAAAGAGGTATATTTAAAGAAGCAAACTGTGTTATCCCAACAAATCAAAATACTGCAAATATAGAGCTTGATATGTTAAAACTTGTTCCAGAAATTATGAAGCAGTCTCAGGAAGAAATAACACTTGCTCTTGAAATGCTTGTAAGAGCATATGATCCCTGTATCTCCTGCTCAGTTCATATGGTTGAGCTCAAACTGTAA
- a CDS encoding cytochrome b, whose product MSKPKVAFFDFACCEGCQLQVANIGESLLDILDIIEIVEFREVMSEKWDKEIDVSFVEGSITDEHAKERVKKIRDRSKILVALGSCATIGGVNGMKNSFELAEAMRYVYGDSSKFFPTIQTRAVHQVVKVDYFINGCPIYIPEFVTVLKCILQGIPFYVPEYPVCVECKLNENVCMYDRGLTCMGPVTKAGCNSWCINNGNICYGCRGLTINPNTEGFKEVLKKYRIPEDFLMKKIQMYNKSRELDQS is encoded by the coding sequence ATGAGCAAACCAAAAGTTGCATTTTTTGATTTTGCCTGCTGTGAGGGCTGCCAGCTTCAGGTAGCAAACATTGGAGAATCCCTGCTTGATATTCTTGACATTATAGAGATTGTTGAGTTTAGAGAAGTCATGTCTGAAAAGTGGGATAAAGAGATTGATGTTTCCTTTGTTGAGGGAAGCATCACAGATGAACATGCTAAGGAGAGAGTTAAAAAAATCAGAGATAGAAGCAAAATACTTGTTGCACTTGGTTCATGTGCAACCATTGGTGGAGTAAACGGGATGAAAAACTCCTTTGAGCTTGCTGAAGCAATGAGATACGTTTATGGAGACTCCTCTAAATTCTTTCCAACAATACAAACAAGAGCAGTCCATCAGGTAGTAAAAGTTGATTACTTTATAAATGGCTGTCCAATTTACATCCCGGAGTTTGTTACAGTTCTTAAATGCATTCTACAGGGGATACCATTCTATGTTCCTGAATATCCTGTATGCGTTGAATGCAAACTCAATGAGAATGTATGCATGTATGATAGAGGACTCACATGCATGGGACCTGTTACAAAGGCAGGATGTAACTCGTGGTGCATAAACAATGGAAATATATGCTATGGATGTAGGGGATTAACAATAAATCCAAACACAGAGGGTTTTAAAGAAGTCCTTAAAAAATACCGGATACCTGAGGACTTTTTAATGAAAAAAATACAGATGTATAACAAATCAAGGGAGCTTGATCAGTCGTGA
- a CDS encoding FAD/NAD(P)-binding protein has product MEKVVIKKSPYNVKKARIIDIKQLTEKEKLFRVILEDNSWLDYEPGQFIMVSLMGIGEIPISICSSPLNRDYFEICVRAVGKVTESMHRLNVGEIIGIRGPYGKGFPIRMIEAHDLLIIAGGLGLAPLRSLILYAIDNRRDFGEIHILFGCKTPEELLFSDEIEEWGRRLDLHFACTVDRADPDWKGNIGLITSLIPGVDIDPIRTYAAVVGPPIMYKFVIKELLAKGLPVDQILLSFERHMKCGMGKCGRCQIQNLYCCKDGPVFTFKEIMDMAEAL; this is encoded by the coding sequence ATGGAGAAAGTGGTTATAAAAAAATCTCCTTATAATGTAAAAAAAGCAAGAATTATAGATATAAAGCAATTGACTGAAAAAGAAAAACTCTTCAGAGTTATTTTAGAGGACAATTCGTGGCTTGATTATGAACCAGGGCAGTTCATAATGGTTTCTTTAATGGGGATTGGAGAAATTCCCATTTCCATATGCTCATCTCCACTTAATAGAGATTATTTTGAGATATGTGTGAGAGCTGTTGGCAAAGTAACAGAATCAATGCACAGATTAAATGTAGGAGAAATAATAGGTATAAGAGGTCCATATGGTAAGGGATTCCCTATAAGGATGATTGAAGCTCATGATCTTTTAATAATTGCTGGCGGACTTGGACTTGCGCCACTGAGATCCCTGATACTTTATGCAATTGACAACCGCAGAGATTTTGGAGAGATACATATACTTTTTGGATGCAAAACTCCGGAGGAATTACTTTTTTCAGATGAGATAGAGGAATGGGGGAGGAGACTTGACCTTCATTTTGCCTGCACAGTTGACAGAGCAGATCCTGACTGGAAAGGAAATATTGGCTTGATAACCTCTCTTATACCAGGTGTTGATATAGATCCCATAAGAACATATGCGGCAGTGGTGGGACCCCCAATAATGTACAAATTTGTGATAAAGGAGCTTCTTGCAAAGGGATTGCCAGTTGACCAGATTCTTCTGTCATTTGAAAGACACATGAAATGCGGAATGGGCAAATGTGGAAGATGTCAGATACAGAATCTTTACTGCTGTAAAGACGGTCCTGTTTTCACATTTAAAGAAATTATGGATATGGCTGAGGCACTGTGA
- a CDS encoding 4Fe-4S dicluster domain-containing protein, translated as MKTEQYRIIEKSSFNDFINSLIASQKVIGPVYKGFNNYTFEEIKSAQEMSLNYIPTIIPPKKYFMPQKETILEFDTKETLHVEPVSEYEELILFGVHTCDIAGLRCLNVVLSDEPKDISYLIRKRYITIIGLECNAYCDEYASCSFVGAHVPTTGYDLMFTDLGDYFIVHIHSSKGMDIVKQANIFKPADNYDFEALKALREKKDRIFNNEVPTERRYLPDLIDRSWNASVWKELEQKCLGCGNCTSVCPTCYCFDIKEDVDFTLKAGQRYRVWFSCQLDPFAKVAGGIDFRRERSARQRHRFYRKFRYHIDRYGMFFCTGCGRCSRTCMAKINLKEVLTALIKESETKIWRKWL; from the coding sequence ATGAAGACAGAGCAATATAGGATAATTGAGAAGTCATCATTTAATGATTTTATAAACAGTCTTATCGCATCACAAAAAGTGATAGGGCCTGTTTACAAAGGATTTAATAATTATACCTTTGAGGAAATAAAATCAGCTCAGGAAATGAGTCTCAATTATATTCCAACAATTATTCCTCCAAAGAAATACTTTATGCCGCAGAAAGAAACTATCTTAGAGTTTGATACAAAAGAAACATTACATGTTGAACCTGTTAGCGAATATGAAGAGCTAATATTATTTGGTGTTCATACATGTGACATAGCTGGGTTGAGATGTCTTAATGTAGTTTTATCTGACGAACCAAAAGACATATCATATCTGATAAGGAAAAGATATATAACCATCATTGGATTAGAATGTAATGCCTACTGTGATGAATATGCGAGCTGTTCCTTTGTTGGAGCGCATGTTCCCACAACAGGATATGATTTAATGTTTACTGACCTTGGAGATTACTTTATTGTACACATACATTCATCTAAAGGCATGGATATAGTAAAACAAGCAAATATCTTTAAGCCTGCGGATAATTATGATTTTGAAGCACTAAAAGCATTAAGAGAAAAAAAAGACAGAATATTCAACAACGAAGTACCAACTGAAAGAAGGTATCTACCAGACCTTATTGATCGATCATGGAATGCATCCGTATGGAAAGAACTTGAGCAGAAGTGTCTTGGTTGTGGAAATTGTACATCTGTCTGTCCCACCTGTTACTGCTTTGATATTAAAGAAGATGTTGACTTTACACTGAAAGCAGGACAAAGATATAGAGTCTGGTTTTCCTGTCAGCTTGATCCATTTGCAAAGGTTGCAGGAGGAATAGACTTCAGAAGAGAGCGTTCAGCAAGACAGAGGCATCGTTTTTACAGAAAATTCAGATATCATATAGACAGATACGGAATGTTTTTCTGCACAGGCTGTGGAAGATGCTCAAGAACATGCATGGCAAAAATTAATTTAAAAGAAGTTCTCACAGCACTAATAAAGGAGTCAGAGACAAAGATATGGAGAAAGTGGTTATAA
- a CDS encoding FMN-binding glutamate synthase family protein produces MSIISGQPNASSATGTRNRVSDPAPYSGICSVCLDGCPGFCEVGKSSFRGREVVYPVPFGKVTAGATKKYPVDYSHLNIQGTCTGAVGIDPHPDKATFPAVNTEREIGKDYKIKLRLPIFTGALGSTDIAKDNWEGLAIGAAISGIMVVIGENVVGMDPKAEFKNGKVVKSPELTRRVEAFKEWFDGYGEIILQQNVEDTRLASAEYAIEKLGVSCIELKWGQGAKDIGGEVKLKSLERALELKKRGYIVLPDPEDPVVQKSYKGGEFKEFERHSRLGMVDYKEFLKSVKHYRKAGAKFVSLKTGAYRITDLAKALRFASDAGIDLVTIDGAGGGTGMSPWRMMNEWGIPTIYLQSIAYNFAKQLAQKGKYVPDLAIAGGFSLEDHIFKALALGAPYFKAVCMGRALMIPAFVGKNIQKWYEDGKLPADIQKYGNSVEEIFITTETLKNKYGKDFKKIPWAAIAIYTFVDRLTLGIKQLMAGARKFSLEYLDRGDIVALTKEASEITGIPYIMESDMQEAQKILLD; encoded by the coding sequence ATGAGTATTATTTCAGGTCAACCAAATGCGAGTTCTGCTACAGGAACTCGAAACAGAGTTTCAGATCCAGCACCGTACTCAGGAATCTGTTCAGTATGTCTTGATGGATGTCCAGGTTTTTGTGAAGTTGGTAAGTCTTCGTTTAGAGGAAGAGAGGTTGTCTATCCAGTTCCTTTTGGTAAAGTCACTGCTGGTGCTACAAAAAAATATCCTGTTGATTATTCCCATCTTAATATTCAGGGAACCTGTACAGGAGCAGTAGGAATAGATCCACATCCTGATAAGGCTACATTTCCAGCTGTTAATACGGAAAGAGAAATCGGTAAAGACTATAAAATAAAACTCCGTTTACCTATATTCACAGGTGCCCTCGGATCAACCGATATTGCAAAAGATAATTGGGAAGGGCTAGCCATAGGAGCTGCTATATCGGGCATTATGGTAGTAATCGGAGAAAATGTGGTAGGAATGGATCCAAAAGCAGAATTCAAAAATGGTAAAGTAGTCAAATCTCCTGAGTTGACAAGAAGAGTTGAAGCATTTAAAGAATGGTTTGATGGATATGGTGAGATTATACTCCAGCAGAATGTTGAAGATACACGCCTTGCTTCTGCAGAGTATGCAATAGAAAAACTTGGTGTTTCATGTATTGAACTTAAATGGGGACAGGGTGCAAAGGACATCGGAGGAGAAGTAAAGCTAAAAAGTCTCGAAAGAGCTCTTGAATTAAAGAAAAGAGGATATATTGTACTGCCAGATCCTGAAGATCCCGTGGTTCAAAAATCCTATAAAGGTGGCGAATTTAAAGAGTTTGAAAGACACTCAAGGCTTGGTATGGTAGATTATAAAGAATTTTTAAAATCAGTTAAGCATTACAGAAAAGCAGGAGCTAAATTTGTATCTTTGAAGACAGGTGCATATAGAATTACAGATCTCGCAAAAGCATTAAGATTCGCATCTGATGCTGGCATTGATCTAGTAACAATTGATGGCGCAGGTGGTGGTACAGGAATGAGCCCATGGAGAATGATGAACGAGTGGGGAATTCCTACAATTTATCTTCAGTCAATTGCCTATAATTTTGCAAAACAGCTTGCACAAAAAGGGAAATATGTACCTGATCTTGCTATTGCCGGTGGATTTTCTCTGGAAGATCATATTTTTAAAGCTTTAGCACTTGGCGCTCCTTATTTTAAAGCTGTTTGTATGGGAAGAGCTCTTATGATTCCTGCTTTTGTAGGGAAAAATATACAAAAATGGTACGAGGACGGAAAGCTTCCTGCAGACATTCAGAAGTATGGTAACTCAGTGGAGGAAATATTTATAACAACCGAAACTCTAAAAAATAAATATGGTAAGGACTTCAAAAAGATTCCGTGGGCAGCCATTGCAATATACACATTTGTTGATAGGCTTACTCTTGGAATCAAACAACTCATGGCTGGAGCAAGAAAATTCTCACTTGAATATCTCGATAGAGGAGACATTGTGGCTCTAACAAAAGAAGCTTCAGAAATAACAGGTATTCCTTATATAATGGAATCAGACATGCAAGAGGCTCAAAAAATTCTTTTAGATTAA
- a CDS encoding cupin domain-containing protein — MRTGIKIGEIIEEKNVLSQLLENFKKVKIYKVISDKNFDIYLISVQSNYALEKYFLPEEKSAFIYILKGTVSLFIDNDSYNLKEGGSLYLNKAVPANWVNEGGEKLEILSVTM; from the coding sequence ATGAGAACAGGAATTAAAATAGGGGAAATAATAGAAGAAAAAAATGTTTTATCACAACTTCTTGAAAATTTTAAGAAGGTAAAAATATATAAAGTTATTTCTGATAAAAATTTTGATATATATTTGATCAGTGTTCAATCAAATTACGCACTCGAAAAATATTTTTTACCTGAAGAAAAGTCTGCTTTTATTTATATTCTTAAAGGCACAGTCTCGCTTTTCATTGATAACGATTCATATAATTTAAAGGAGGGAGGCAGTCTTTACCTTAATAAAGCAGTACCTGCAAACTGGGTAAATGAAGGAGGTGAAAAACTAGAAATTCTTTCTGTAACTATGTAA